GAGTTAAGCAGagttagctaacgttaacgCTACCGCTGCCGTAACAACAACGTTGTCTGAACGCTTCGAAAAGCGGTAAGTGAAGTTAATTAGGGTGTTTTTACCAACCAAGTTTGGCCAAGAGATGTTATGTTGACTCCAGTTCTCAATATCTATAGTCACATATCAGACTATTTACTATGTTGTATTGCTGTACTGTACATTGGATTGTGTTATATTATAGTAGTACATTTCACCTTACAGGGAATATCCCATGCTGTATATAAAGTGCCATATCATTGTGCTAACATCTTACACTGACCTTGTGCCTTATTCTATATTATAGCTCTGTATCAATACAGACCGAGCTTGGTACCATTACTTAGTCATTTACTTCACTGTTGACACTGACTTGTTGACTCATTTCAGTTCTATATCTCTCATATTAtgtatttcttttgctttctaTTATCTGTAACTGACTTTCATAAGGGGGCATATGCATGTTGCTTTCTAGGACTAAAACTTAGCAACACCACCAATATAATGTAGTTCACAACACCACTTCCTGTAGTTCAGAACAACACTTCCGGTAACGATGTCTTTGATAATGAAGATCTATTCGAATTAACACATTTCCATCAGTGCCACCAAAAACTGAACGTTATAAACTTTCGTGAAAGTACATTTAATTGGAGAGCTGCTGATTGGTATATGGTGTTTCCTGTCTTGTTTCTTGTGTTGTCAATGTGAATTTTTCCTCAGGGATAAATACCGCCTTAAATCAATTTagtatttttaatcaaaatggtattattttcctctttcctcctcaaAATGATCATATCCTAAAGTAATGTCTCATCATCTCTCACAATCTGTAGAAAATTCAAACTCGAATCAATTTTATGTTGACTATTGCTTTAATACAATAAACTAAATGAACTGTGTGAATGTTATATTGTAATTGTTAGCAGTTATTTGACCTTTGCTGGGTTGTTGATTTGTGGACAGAGTACAAGCTCCCACAAAGGTAATGGTAAATGAAAACACCGTTGGATGTTGGTTTGcagtcagcagctcctgtaaCCACAGTGCTTACATCTACACCTGGATTACGGATGaccatgtttttatgttgttgttgctccCACATCAGGCACCATGGCCAATCTAGAGCAGTGGGTGAATGACCGTCTCCATGACATCCTCGGGTTGAGCGACAGATATGTGTCTCAGTTCATGATCGGCACTGCGCGGAGAGCATCGAGCGGTCAGGACTTTGTGACTCGTCTCGAGCAGACGGGCACGATTGATATCAACCAGAGTGTTATTGCCTTTGCACAGGAGCTGTTTGACAAGGTACACTCGTTGGATTCTATCTCCATTATTCTTTCGAACTTGCCCAAACACATTtgagtttaaagtttaaaagctCCAAACAGTACAGTAGTTGCTGGCATTTTCTGGTGGGAATGAAGCCTCTTATAATATTTTGCCGCTGTGTGTCATAGATTCCTCGCAAGCAGGTTGTTGAGAAACCGTCCCGGGAGATGGAACGGCAAGCCATTGAAATGGACAGGAAGAATCGGACGTACACGTTACTGgaggacagtgacagtgatggagaggCTGTTCGGGAGAAgcagaaagggaaaaagaaaagcaaggaCAAGGACAGAGGAAGCAAGAGGAGGCACAtcagacagaagaaagagagcGAGTCGTCGAGTGAGGACGAAGCACCTAAAAAGTAATCCAGATATTTGGCACTGATTTGATTACACTTATACTTTCTTACTATTTGTTGCTTGTTTCATAGAATAACGTGTTTGTGTATAGTGTTAGTGCTGGAGCAGGACAGGCTGTCCTGTAGCAACAATTCCAGCTGAGCGATTAAGCTGTGATTTACTCGTTTATTTTCAGTCAATCATATTCATAAATGCTGTCTCAGTTGTGGTTTCATCTACTTATTTGAACCAGGTTTTGCTGAGTGGGTGGTCACTGTCAAACAGTGTTTAAAATGGGGAAACATTTCACCCACCCTGTTCACACAGTCATACCTATAATCAAACAGTGGGAGGACCAATTAGGAACAGCTGTCAGATAGCATCTGGAGTGCAGCATCATAATATCCTTTGTACCTTTTTGGAGAAAAATGAGCTCTAagcaattttatttattctacacATTGCGTTTTTTGGTGGTTTTCCAGTCTCACAACACGTGTCAAGATTTAAATAATGGTGTTCTTGCATGTGAAAAAACCCGACAGGTTAAACCCTAATAAGTGTGCCCTGAAACAAAGCTAGTCTTGTTAAACTGAGATTAATCCTAGAGAAAAGAGTAGCAGCCTGTAAATATTTATCATCACAGGTACCCTTAAGTTAACTTTTGGCACTTGCTTGTCTGATAAAGGCTGTGGTGAAGGAGCAACAGTCAACCAAGTATGGAAGAGCCGAACCATTCAGGGCCTTTAAATTATCCGTAAAAAGCTTGGCTGTGTGCATGAATGTTGTATAGAAGCTGAGGTTTGCACTCTTTTCAAAGAGACTACAAATCGGTCaagaaagatgaggaggaggaggaggaagaagagtgggagaaggaggagagagagcgaaaaCAAGACATCGAAGAGAGAGATGCGTTTGCCGAGAGAATGAAGCAGAAGGACAAAGACAAGACTCGCAACAtagcagagaggacagacaaaAAGGTGGGAGACGAGGGAATTTTTTCAAAGATGACCCACTATGTCATGCAGGTCAACATGTTCACCTTCTGTTTGTTGTTCTCCAGGCTTACGAGGAAGCTCAGAAGAGGCTAAAGATGGCTGAAGATGATCAGAAGAATATGGTGGGTTCTCTGAGAGTGGTCTCTGTGTGCCCTGAATAAAatcttatgatgtcataaggggagccaaatctaaacggcgtgttaagagaaaagaaaaagtgagaggatggtcttttctcttAGGTTACTTCTCTGTAGGCACGCCAGGGACAGCCATTTATgttaaaaaagacattaaaactacattttgcaaaatatgggacctttaattaCCATTAGCCTGGGTGTTGGAACATGACGGGAAATATCAGCTTCCATAATTCTAATTGTTCCTGGtgctttgtcttcctctgtccctctctagTTGCCGGAGTTGAGGAAGCACTCTCGGTGGGAGTATCtaaagaagagagaggcagagaagctGGAGGACCTGGATGCAGAGATCAAAGACGATGAGTACCTTTTCCATACAGAGGAGctgactgagagggagagaaaggagttGGAATACAAACGCACCCTTCGGGACCTGGCGAAAGATTACAAAAAGGCCGGTGCCAaagaacaggaggagaggaggaacagatACTACATGccagaagagaagaggagcaagGTAAgatgtcacacactgtcacagtgtGCAGAGACAGTGGCCTGCTAAAAGTGTGCGTATGTTCAATTGTTCaactccctccttctccccgCTGACCAGGAGGTGCCCCAGAAGGACCTGATGCTGGAGGAAACTCCCATGGAGCTGGGAGGAGAGCAAGGCcgctgggaggaggagaggctgaagACGGCCTCCCTCAGCTTCGGCGCCAAGAAGGAGCGAGAGCTAGGGATGAGGCATGAGCAGGAGAAGTACCAGCTGATCCTGGAGGAGGATGAGATGATCGACTTTGTCAGCACCGCCATCACCATGAAGGGAACTCGGAACGAAAAGGTGGGGTTCTTCTGGTACTTTATAGTTCCTTATTGTTATTGAGTGTGACAAATTTTGCAGGTGATAGCAGCTCGTGTAATTTAGTACAAAGAGTTTTAGATCATCGAAAAAATCCGCCACTTGTATTATTTTTGTGAGAGTGAGAGGCCAAACAGAGAAAGATCACAGGAAAAATTTCTTACTACAGCCAGTGTGTCCATGCTGCCCCCCGAGCATGGAAACAACCTTCCCACTTACTCACCGCACACCACTGTGAAAAAATACCACCAGTCAGCTGAAGtggtctcttcttcttcccctgcTGTGTTCAGGATCAGGAGGCTCCGGCTCTGTCCCAGGCGGAGCTGAACAAACAGTCCATGCAGGAGGTCCGACGCAGCCTGCCCATCTTTCCCTACAGAGAGGACCTGCTAGCCGCCATCAACGAGCACCAGATCCTGGTCATCGAGGGGGAGACGGGCTCCGGGAAGACCACCCAGATCCCACAGTACCTCTTGGAGGATGTGAGTGCAGGATCTAATAATACCTtcatacactcacacattaaACATGTTACACTCACCTATAGAACCGTGACCAATAAACATAACAAATTCTACCAAAAGGCAACAGAATTTACTGCAAGAGTAATGAGGAAAAGTGAACATGAAAAGTAATCGAAGTCAACTGAAGCAGCTTTACATCTTTCTGAATCATCTCTGCCCCCTGATCATATATTTTACTCTACAGATGAACCTTAGATAGACGTCTTTTCTCATCATCTGTACTTGATGCTTTGGTAGTTTTGAGCActgtttgatatattttaaaCCAAGAGATCAGTGACACGTAAAGCCAGCATGTGGAGCTGATTCCTATGACATCTAAAGAAATAGTTCACCATTTTGGGAAACAtacttattttctttgttgctgCTGATCAGTACAAAAAAACTGTAGTTTGTTGGTGATCTCCAGAAACTGTTGGCGAGTGAAAAACGAGGGTTTATCTGGCCGTTGTCTGAAACTTCATAGTTATCCGTGCAGACGTGACAAGTGTTATTGATCTTCTCTTAACAAGAAAGTGACGAAgtctatttcccaaaatgtggcACTAGTCCTTTAACAGTCGCTGTTGCTCCTTGCGACGACTACTGTCAGCGAGATTTGTGGGTTTTGTGCCAGCAGCATCAAAACATTTGCGAACAGCACTAAAATGGTCGGCACAACAAGACAAGACTAGCGATAACTGGGGGAAATAATGAACGAATGAATGATAGAACCTGCTGTGCCTCTTTCAGGGCTACACTAACGGAGGCATGAAGATTGGATGTACACAGCCTCGAAGAGTGGCAGCCATGTCAGTGGCAGCCCGAGTGGCCCAGGAAATGAGCGTCAAGCTTGGGAATGAGGTGAGTTTGGCACATTATCACGCTGATCCCATTTCATTTCAATACGAGCACAGTTCTACTGAAAAAGGTGCAGTTTTGTACAGCAGTGCATCCTGTATTTCTATCCTGTACGTttttgtctgctgctgttgtctgatatttatcatattttcttGCAAATTATATAGTTGTTGACAATTTAATCGTTAAGATAATTTATCAGTGTTTTAACTTTATTGCTCCATTCAGGTGGGCTACAGTATTCGTTTTGAGGACTGTACATCAGAGAGGACAGTGCTCAAGTACATGACAGACGGCATGCTGCTCCGAGAGTTTCTTACTGAGCCCGACCTGGCCAGCTACAGGTAATGTAACGAAGGGGATCATTAACTGGTCCTCTTGGGGAGTTGCTCTTAAACTTTTTCAGTAAATAAAGTTACTATGCACTTAATCATGTTATAAGAATGTTATATTTTTTGGAAAATTTGtaattttctacttttcttATGTTTTTGAGTTTCCAGTCACATCACTCATTATACATGACAAGTTTACTTTACTCATGCACTATTAATTGAGATGAGTTGAATTATCACTGActgtatttatttcaataaGACATCTCCTCTACTGGCAGACATCCCAACTCCTCGTGTCATTTGTTGTCCATAAACTCATCACAGTCCCTCTCTGCAGTTTCACATGTCAAATGAATATGTTCATGTTCGATAAATAAACACCTGTAGGTATTGGTCGTGCTTATTCATCTCTTCTCCCCCCCCCAGTGTGATCATCATAGATGAGGCCCATGAGCGAACGCTTCACACAGACATCCTGTTTGGTCTGATTAAGGACATCGCCAGGTTCAGACCAGACCTGAAGGTGCTGGTGGCCAGCGCCACTCTGGACACAGAGCGCTTCTCCTGCTTCTTTGACGACGCGCCTGTCTTCAGGATCCCTGGCAGGAGGTTCCCCGTCGATATCTTCTACACTAAAGTAGGAGCTAGCTTGATATTTGGTTACTTACTTACAGTCCTCGTTATATTTTTAGAAGAATTGGTGGTATTGGGTGAATACTTTGGTGTATGATTGCTGCTTGATGATTTACTTGCACGTAACAACTTCTTATTTTTCACTCATTGAAATTTGTGGGTTTAGAAAAACGTTCAACCTGTAATCTAGATAAAAGAGGTTGTTATGAGTAtggatgcccccccccccccccccccaaaatcaAACTGTGCTGTTAATGTACACATCTGTGTGTTGGGTTGTCAAGGCTCCAGAGGCAGACTACCTGGAAGCTTGTGTGGTGTCAGTCCTGCAGATCCACGTCACCCAGTCTCCTGGAGACATTCTGGTTTTCCTCACAGGACAGGTAATGTTCATGTCAAGattttttacaggaaaaaaaaaatctattgatTTTGGGCGGAAAGATTGTATTTATACAGCTCATTATATTCCCAgcctgtatgtatgtatgtatgtatgtaattaCCCTTGTTTACCGCTCAAACACCTTCATTGAAACACCTTTATTGGTCAAATACACATAGAAGAAATTTGACTCCAGTTTCTAGTTGCATTCGCTGTACATAAACACAGTTCCAAGAACAAACATTTGTCCCCATACATTGTAAACAAGTATACTAACTGTATGAAGCGTGCTGTAATAGATAATGAAACCTGTACCCAATCACTTCGCATACATGAACCAAACTAAGTTACCATGTTTACTTCACCACTACCCAGTGAAGAATATTACTACAAAGGGGACACTCTTATTATTTATCCTTGTGTGCTGATTGACTCTTTGACCTCTACGCCTGTGTTTGTCTGGCAGGAGGAGATCGAAGCGTCGTGCGAGATGCTCCAGGAGAGATGCAGGCGGCTTGGTTCTAAGATAGCAGAGCTGCTGGTCCTTCCCATCTACGCCAACCTGCCGTCTGACATGCAGGCGAAGATCTTCAACCCCACTCCACCTGGAGCCCGTAAGGTGAGACGATGCCTTGTGTTTCCTAATACAGTTGCCCTGGATGTAGTAGGTTCTTTGAGCAACTTAAATGAAGACAAtagctctctgctgtctgtttactGCTTCAGTTGTGTAAAAAGCAAGAGCCTTCTCATATTTACCCAGATTAAATGTCATGCTATTGTCCACCAATAGAGACTGCTGTAGCCAAATGAGATTTGGTGACAAGACTTGGTatcctagtttttttttttttttatcacggTCTTGATGTTTTTAACACGTCTTTGTTCCCATTGTTTAACAGCTAGATTTAATCTTCATTCTGCTTTGTTTGAGTGGTGCTTACTCCCTTTATCTTTAGGCACTGTGTTCTCTATCCTTATCAATTCTAGGTGGTGGTGGCTACCAACATAGCAGAAACCTCACTGACCATAGATGGCATCATCTACGTCATTGACCCAGGCTTCTGCAAACAGAAGAGTTACAACGCCCGCACCGGCATGGAGTCTCTCATCGTCACGCCCTGCTCACGGGTAACCACTCACAGTTTCTCTCAATCTGAAACCAGTAAGATGTTGGTGCTGAAAGgaagtgatggatggatggatggatgcacaTGCTTTCAAAatgctttcaaagttcagtccCTCAGGTGCAGGCTACAAGCTGTAATATTGTATGAAGGCTAAGTGTGGCGCTTCATTGGTACAGTCGCCGGGGCAGCTGGAACTGTTAAACTGTGTGCACATTGTTAGTTTCCGTGTTGGTTTCTAAGCGCattgctgtgtttctgtttcactctcAGGCTTCAGCCAACCAGAGAGCGGGCCGTGCAGGCAGAGTGGCTGCTGGGAAATGTTTCAGGCTTTACACAGCTTGGGCCTTTAAACATGAGATGGAGGAAACGACTGTGCCTGAGATTCAGAGGACCAACTTGGGAAATGTAGTCCTGCTGCTAAAGAGTCTAGGTGAGGGGTGGAAGCGGGTGGGATGTAATGTCCGTTGAAATTATCTCATTTCAATACACTTCAGTCATTAAGCTGGGGCACATTATCTGACTGTTTGGTGgctgtgtctgtgcaggaaGCTAATACTTTTTTGCTTGCAGGAATTAATGACCTCATTCACTTTGACTTCATGGACCCACCTCCTCATGAGACTCTGGTCTTAGCGCTGGAGCAGCTGTACGCCCTGGGAGCACTCAACCACCTGGGAGAGCTCACCAAGGTACAAAGTCAGGGCCTGTATTTATCAGGCTCCCAGTTACACTTGAAGTGGCtataatctatatttttattaaacCAATGTATTGACCATGTGAAAGCTCGCAGTGGATTATCACCCGAATGCGCAGCACCCCTGGGCTTTATGGGGCTATTAAGATACTCTATCTTACCGCTCCCGTGGCTGTAACAGGCTGCTGTCAGTGAAATAATCTCTGAAAAACCACTGTCCACTACCTGCTCaaggagaaacagcagaaatagcAGTTTTTAAATTAAGATTAACAGCTGATCAACATGGTCAggaaaaacatcatgttttcaCCCAACGGGTTAAGGTTTGGGGTTTTAGAATTAGAGAGTTGATAACTATAATGTGTAACTTCacactgaatacatttttgagCTGGTGTGACTCTGACTGCACTCATTATTTGCTATCAGCTGATGAAGGTCCCATTTAACAGTGTTCTCACAGTCAAATCAACAGAGAGTCAGTGTCAGCTTTACATTTCACTCACTGAAAAAGGATAGGTatacttttgttttgacatgCGTAATCCGTGTCTGTCTTCACTCTGACCGTCTGTATATTTGCATAACGTCCTGTACAGATGAGTCACTCACTTCCTTGATCAAAAGCTTGATACCTTTCCCATTTAGAAGCACTATGATTCATTGTGTTTACAACTCAAAACTTTTTCCAGGCTAGTGTTGTTAAT
The nucleotide sequence above comes from Pempheris klunzingeri isolate RE-2024b chromosome 8, fPemKlu1.hap1, whole genome shotgun sequence. Encoded proteins:
- the dhx16 gene encoding pre-mRNA-splicing factor ATP-dependent RNA helicase DHX16, with protein sequence MANLEQWVNDRLHDILGLSDRYVSQFMIGTARRASSGQDFVTRLEQTGTIDINQSVIAFAQELFDKIPRKQVVEKPSREMERQAIEMDRKNRTYTLLEDSDSDGEAVREKQKGKKKSKDKDRGSKRRHIRQKKESESSSEDEAPKKDYKSVKKDEEEEEEEEWEKEERERKQDIEERDAFAERMKQKDKDKTRNIAERTDKKAYEEAQKRLKMAEDDQKNMLPELRKHSRWEYLKKREAEKLEDLDAEIKDDEYLFHTEELTERERKELEYKRTLRDLAKDYKKAGAKEQEERRNRYYMPEEKRSKEVPQKDLMLEETPMELGGEQGRWEEERLKTASLSFGAKKERELGMRHEQEKYQLILEEDEMIDFVSTAITMKGTRNEKDQEAPALSQAELNKQSMQEVRRSLPIFPYREDLLAAINEHQILVIEGETGSGKTTQIPQYLLEDGYTNGGMKIGCTQPRRVAAMSVAARVAQEMSVKLGNEVGYSIRFEDCTSERTVLKYMTDGMLLREFLTEPDLASYSVIIIDEAHERTLHTDILFGLIKDIARFRPDLKVLVASATLDTERFSCFFDDAPVFRIPGRRFPVDIFYTKAPEADYLEACVVSVLQIHVTQSPGDILVFLTGQEEIEASCEMLQERCRRLGSKIAELLVLPIYANLPSDMQAKIFNPTPPGARKVVVATNIAETSLTIDGIIYVIDPGFCKQKSYNARTGMESLIVTPCSRASANQRAGRAGRVAAGKCFRLYTAWAFKHEMEETTVPEIQRTNLGNVVLLLKSLGINDLIHFDFMDPPPHETLVLALEQLYALGALNHLGELTKLGRRMAELPVDPMLSKMILASEQYKCSEEVLTIAAMLSVNNSIFYRPKDKVVHADNARMNFVVPGGDHLVLLNVYTQWVESGYSTQWCYENFIQFRSMRRARDVRDQLEGLMDRIEVEVVSSKEDSLPIRKAVTAGYFYHTARLSKGGYKTVKHQQTVYVHPNSSLFEEQPRWLIYHELVFTTKEFMRQVIEIESSWLLEVAPHYYKSKELEDSSSKKMPRKQGKTKEELG